CAAATGATTTGGAGTTAGGGCCTCCACAGTGTCGGCTGAAGTGAGGTTCTCTGCAGTCAGCGGCCTGCTGTTAACCACTGCTTCTGCCTCGCACATGAACGTGCGTAGCGCTTCATCGTTAAGTTGGCGTCCGTTCATTTCTAAGAGAGCTGAGAGTACGCCTCTAACCGTTCTAATCTGACGTTCCCAGACGCCTCCCATGTGGCTTGCTGAGGGCATGTCAATTTAGTTTCAAACCAGTCACAGTTCCGTTTCAGCATTTCTATCTGGACTTTCTCCTTATCCATTTCGAGCAGCGCATCCTTCAACTCTCGCTTTGCTCCAACAAGGTTTGTGCCTTGGTCGCTTCTCATTTGACGTACTGGGCCTCTTCTGCGTATAAAACGTCGCAGGGCGTTAATATAGGAGTCAGTTTCAAGGCTGTATGCGACCTCAAGATGGATTGCTCGGGATGCGAGGCAGGTAAAGAGGACTCCATATCGCTTGAGTTCCTTGCGTCCTTCTTTCACATAGAAGGGGCCAAAATAATCCACGGCGCAGTGGGTGAAAGGAGGTGAAGGAGTCACCCTGTCCCACGGTAAGTCGGCCATCTTTTGTTCCGCAGTCCTTGCCCTCAGTTTCCTACAAGTAGTACATGCATGTATCACCTTAAAAACCAAGGCGGAGAAACCGATGATCCAGTAGCCTGAAGCGCGGATCTCGTTAAGTGTGAGGCCTCGCCCCTGATGATTGGCGCTTTCATGGAGGCATCTTGCTATCAGCCAGGAAACATGACCTTCCCTAGGTAAAAGGACTGGATGCTTCACGTCCTCCGAAATGCTTGCTGCCTTAATTCTTCGGCCTACCCTGAGCATGCCGTTATTGTCTACGAAAGGGTCTAGGCGGTAAAGGGGACTGCTAATCTTAAGTTCTTTGTTCTTCACTCCAGGTTCCTCAGTGCGTGAGGGATTGGGCTCATTCTTTAGTCTACTCAGTTCATCCCTGAAGGCTTCATTCTGAACGGCCTTGATGACGAGTCGTTCCGCCTCGCTCATAGTCTCGATAGTTACAGGGTCTTCAAAATTTTGCACCACGCCGCGCCTCCTGTCTCCGCCCGTCGCCTTTGTTTTCCACGTTCTGGCGATGTTCAGGCACCTTCCCAAGACTCTCCTGGCGCGAAACCAGTTTGAGAATCGCTTGACCACCTCCAGCACGTAAGAGGGCTCAATAGTGACCATGTTAAGAACTGTTGTCTTCTTAACTTCCTTGTCGTCTGCGTGTACGGTGGGAGGCTCATCATCAAAATCTTGCCACCATCATGTGGCTCCCAAAGAAATGTAGGTCCGTGTAACCATCGAGATGTCTTCAGGAGCTCCTTTGGGCTTAGGCCACGAGATGCGTCATCCGCTGGGTTGTTATCACTGTCGACATACTTCCA
The genomic region above belongs to Montipora capricornis isolate CH-2021 chromosome 8, ASM3666992v2, whole genome shotgun sequence and contains:
- the LOC138013779 gene encoding uncharacterized protein; the encoded protein is MSEAERLVIKAVQNEAFRDELSRLKNEPNPSRTEEPGVKNKELKISSPLYRLDPFVDNNGMLRVGRRIKAASISEDVKHPVLLPREGHVSWLIARCLHESANHQGRGLTLNEIRASGYWIIGFSALVFKVIHACTTCRKLRARTAEQKMADLPWDRVTPSPPFTHCAVDYFGPFYVKEGRKELKRYGVLFTCLASRAIHLEVAYSLETDSYINALRRFIRRRGPVRQMRSDQGTNLVGAKRELKDALLEMDKEKVQIEMLKRNCDWFETKLTCPQQATWEASGNVRLERLEAYSQLS